The sequence below is a genomic window from Ensifer adhaerens.
ACTTCTCGGCTGAAAGCGACGTTGGCCGCCGGATTGATGTTCGTATTCATGGGTCTGTTCCTTGTTCCTGCCGTTTCAATCCAGCATTTCCGGCTGCGGCACAAGGGCCAGCGCCTGCGAAAGCAATTGACGGTTTACATTTTCCGCGACCGCCAGCGGTGACTGGACCGTCAGCCGGGCGAGGGCCGTGGCCTGCCGTATCATATCGGAAATCCGCGTCCCGGCCAGAAAGGCGTCTATGGCGCCGGCGGCGAAGGCGTCGCCGGCTCCTGTCACGTCGCCGATGGTCTCGACGGGGGGCGGTGCAAGAGCGACGGTTGCGCCATCGCGCCAGAGCAGAGCTGGCTTCATGCCCCGCGTGATCGCGCCGCCGCGAAGGCCCATGTTCGCGAGGTGTTTCGGCCAGCCCTGCGCATCGGTTTCAGGGCCTGCCAGCGTGCGGGCCTCAGCCTCGTTCATGAAGACGAAATCCAGCGCGGGGAGGGCCGGGACCAGCCGCACGATCTTGGCCGGCGAAATGCCGATGGCCGCGATCGGGATCGAGCGGGAGCGCGCATCCGCGCTCAACATTTCGATTGTCTCCGCAGGGAGATTGGCGTCGCAGAGGATGAAATCGGCGCCCGCGAGCGTATCGCGCAGCCAGTTCACCTTCAGCCGCCGCGCCGTCATCAGGTCATAAAGCGCCATGTCGGCGAGTGCGATCACCAGATTGCCGTCGGCCTCAAGGATTGCCGTATAGCTCGGCGTCTGGCGGTCGAGGAACGTGAAGCCGTTGAGCCTGACCCCGGTGCGTGCGGCGGCGGCCTCGACGAGTGCCGCGCCCGAATCGCCGCCGGCAACGCTGATCATCGTAACGTCATGGCCGAGCAGCGAGAGCGCGCGCGCGGCATTGAACCCGCCGCCGCCGGCCTCCTCGAACCAGACCCCGGGGTTGGAGGCACCAGGCCGCGTGCTGCCAAAAATGCGGCCGCGACGGTCGACATGGGCGCCGCCGATCACGACGATTCGGGCGCTGCTCATCGTGCCGACCTTTTCGAATCAAAGCCGGAAATCGTCGATGATGCGGCAGGGGCGCCCCATCCGAAGTTCTTGAATTCACAGGCGAAACATAATGTGAACATGTGTCAATTTCCTCATTTTTCTCAATTGTTTGAATGGCTCTTGCGAAATGAGAACATATCATGTACAAAATCGGCATCGGCGGCGCTGTTGCCCAGGCTGCCTCAATAACCTAAAGGTGGACCCATGGCACAGAATTCTTTGCGGCTGGTAGAGGACAAATCGGTGGATAAAAGCAAGGCTCTTGAAGCCGCACTTTCACAGATCGAGCGTTCGTTCGGCAAGGGCTCCATCATGAAGCTCGGCTCGAACGAGAATATCGTCGAGATCGAAACGGTTTCCACGGGCTCTCTCGGGCTCGACATCGCGCTTGGCGTCGGCGGTCTGCCGAAGGGGCGCATCATTGAGATTTATGGTCCGGAAAGCTCGGGCAAGACGACGCTGGCCCTGCAGACGATTGCGGAGGCCCAGAAGAAGGGCGGCATCTGCGCCTTCGTCGACGCCGAGCACGCGCTCGACCCGGTCTATGCCCGCAAGCTGGGCGTCGACCTGCAAAACCTCTTGATCTCGCAGCCGGATACGGGCGAACAGGCGCTGGAAATCACCGACACGCTGGTGCGTTCCGGCGCGATCGACGTTCTCGTCGTCGACTCGGTGGCGGCACTGACGCCGCGCGCCGAAATCGAAGGCGAAATGGGTGACAGCTTGCCGGGCATGCAGGCTCGTCTGATGAGCCAGGCGCTGCGTAAGCTGACCGCCTCGATCTCGCGTTCGAACTGCATGGTGATCTTCATCAACCAGATCCGCATGAAGATCGGTGTCATGTTCGGTTCGCCGGAAACGACGACGGGCGGCAACGCGCTGAAGTTCTATGCCTCGGTTCGCCTCGACATCCGTCGCATCGGCGCGGTCAAGGATCGCGAAGAGGTCGTCGGCAACCAGACGCGTGTCAAGGTCGTCAAGAATAAGATGGCGCCGCCCTTCAAGCAGGTCGAGTTCGACATCATGTATGGCGAGGGCGTCTCCAAGACTGGCGAACTGATCGACCTCGGCGTCAAGGCCGGGATCGTCGAGAAGTCGGGTGCGTGGTTCTCCTATAACAGCCAGCGTCTCGGACAGGGCCGTGAAAACGCCAAGCAGTGCCTGCGCGACAATCCGGCGCTTGCCAACGAAATCGAAATGGCGCTGCGCCAGAATGCCGGCCTGCTCGCCGATCAGTTGCTCGACAAGGGTGGTCCGGAAGGCGATGACGGCGATATGGCTGCCGACATGTAATCCGAAGTCCTGCGGGATGTTCTTTGGGAGCCGGCCGTATCCTGTTGTGATACGGCCGGTTTTCTTTTGCCTGTTTCCTTGACCGCTCAAGTCTGGACAGTTGCGTTGACGGGCTATAAAAGCGCTTGTTTCCCGGCTGTTGCGGGTTAGACCACCGCGTGGTCGAAGTACAAAATGTTGAAGGGCTCCCATGAGTGGCGTGAATGAAATCCGGTCGTCGTTTCTGAATTACTTCAAGAAGAACGGACATGAAGTCGTGGCCTCGAGCCCGCTTGTGCCGCGTAACGACCCGACGCTCATGTTCACTAATGCCGGCATGGTTCAGTTCAAGAACGTGTTCACGGGACTTGAGCACCGCAGTTATTCGACGGCGGCGACCGCGCAGAAATGCGTGCGCGCCGGCGGCAAGCATAACGACCTCGACAATGTCGGTTACACCGCGCGCCACCACACCTTCTTTGAAATGCTTGGCAACTTCTCCTTTGGCGACTATTTCAAGGAACGCGCCATCGAGCTTGCCTGGAACCTGATCACCAAGGAATTCGGCATCGACAAGAGCCGCCTGCTGGTCACGGTCTATCACACTGACGACGAGGCGCATGGCCTCTGGCAGAAGATCGCAGGTCTTTCCGACCGTCGCATCATCCGCATCCCGACAAGCGACAATTTTTGGGCCATGGGCGATACCGGTCCCTGCGGTCCTTGCTCGGAAATCTTTTACGATCACGGAGAACATATCTGGGGTGGCCCGCCCGGCTCTCCGGAAGAGGATGGCGATCGATTCATCGAAATCTGGAACCTCGTTTTCATGCAGTACGAGCAGATTTCGAAGGAAGAGCGCGTCGGTCTTCCGCGTCCGTCGATCGACACCGGCATGGGTCTTGAGCGCATCGCCGCGCTGCTTCAGGGCAAGCATGACAATTACGACATCGACCTGTTCCGCAATCTCATTTCCGCCTCGGTCGAGGCGACCGGCGTTGCGGCGGAAGGCGAACACCGTGCCTCGCATCGTGTCATTGCCGACCACCTGCGTTCTTCCGCCTTCCTGATTGCCGATGGCGTTCTGCCGTCGAACGAAGGCCGCGGCTATGTGCTCCGCCGCATCATGCGCCGCGCCATGCGCCATGCGCAGCTGCTCGGCGCGCGCGATCCGCTGATCTACAAGCTGCTGCCGACACTGGTGCGCGAGATGGGGCAGGCCTATCCTGAACTGGTGCGCGCCGAGGCGCTGATCTCGGAGACGCTGAAGCTCGAAGAGACCCGCTTCCGCAAGACGCTGGAGCGCGGCCTCGGCCTGCTTTCCGACGCGACCTCGACGCTGTCCAAGGGCGATATGCTCGACGGCGAGACGGCGTTCAAGCTTTACGACACCTATGGTTTCCCGCTCGACCTGACGCAGGATGCGCTGCGCGCCCGCGAAATCAATGTCGATCTCGCCGGTTTCACCGACGCAATGGAGCGCCAGAAGGCAGAGGCGCGCAAGAGCTGGGCCGGGTCCGGCGAGGCGCAGACCGAAACGATCTGGTTCGAGCTGAAGGAAAAGTTCGGTGCGACCGAGTTCCTTGGCTACGACACGGAAGAGGCCGAAGGAGCCGTCCAGGCCATCGTCAAGGACGGCAAGTCCGTCGAGAGTGCCTCGGAAGGCGAAACGGTGCAGATCATCGTCAACCAGACGCCGTTCTACGGTGAGTCCGGCGGCCAGATGGGTGATGCCGGCGTCGTCGTCGCGGGCTCGGCCAAGGTCGAAATCAGCGACGTCCAGAAGAAGGGCGAGGGGCTTTTCGTCCATTACGGCCGTGTCGCATCCGGCACGCTTAAGGTCGGCGATGCGGCGGTCCTGACCGTTGACCACGCTCGCCGGGGGCAACTCCGCGCCAACCACTCCGCTACCCACCTCCTGCATGAAGCGCTGCGCGAAGTGCTGGGCACCCATGTGGCGCAGAAGGGCTCGCTCGTCGCGCCCGAGCGGCTGCGTTTTGACGTCTCGCATCCGAAGCCGATGTCGGAGGAGGAGCTGAAGACCGTCGAGGAGATGGCGAACGAAATCGTGCTGCAGAACGCGCCGGTGACGACGCGTCTCATGAGTGTGGACGACGCCATTGCCGAGGGCGCGATGGCGCTGTTCGGCGAGAAATATGGCGATGAGGTTCGCGTCGTCGGCATGGGTACGGGTGTACGCGGCGCCAAGGCCGGCAAGCCTTACTCTGTCGAACTCTGCGGTGGCACGCATGTCCGCGCCACAGGCGATATCGGCCTTGTCCACGTTCTCGGCGAGAGCGCGGTCGGTGCCGGGGTCCGTCGTATCGAGGCTCTGACTGGTTCCGCCGCGCGCGACTATCTCGCCGCCCAGGACGAGCGCGTGAAGACGCTCGCCGGCCTGCTCAAGGTCGGGCAGGGCGAGATTGTCGGTCGTGTCGAAGCGCTGATGGACGAGCGCCGGAAGCTGGAGCGCGAACTGGCCGAAGCCCGCCGCCAGCTGGCGCTTAGCGGTTCTGCCGGTGGTTCCGGTCAGGATGTCCGCGAGATCAACGGCGTCAAGTATCTCGGCAAGGTTGTCACGGGCGTGGAGCCCAAGGACCTGAAGGGTCTGGCGGACGAA
It includes:
- a CDS encoding alanyl-tRNA synthetase; amino-acid sequence: MSGVNEIRSSFLNYFKKNGHEVVASSPLVPRNDPTLMFTNAGMVQFKNVFTGLEHRSYSTAATAQKCVRAGGKHNDLDNVGYTARHHTFFEMLGNFSFGDYFKERAIELAWNLITKEFGIDKSRLLVTVYHTDDEAHGLWQKIAGLSDRRIIRIPTSDNFWAMGDTGPCGPCSEIFYDHGEHIWGGPPGSPEEDGDRFIEIWNLVFMQYEQISKEERVGLPRPSIDTGMGLERIAALLQGKHDNYDIDLFRNLISASVEATGVAAEGEHRASHRVIADHLRSSAFLIADGVLPSNEGRGYVLRRIMRRAMRHAQLLGARDPLIYKLLPTLVREMGQAYPELVRAEALISETLKLEETRFRKTLERGLGLLSDATSTLSKGDMLDGETAFKLYDTYGFPLDLTQDALRAREINVDLAGFTDAMERQKAEARKSWAGSGEAQTETIWFELKEKFGATEFLGYDTEEAEGAVQAIVKDGKSVESASEGETVQIIVNQTPFYGESGGQMGDAGVVVAGSAKVEISDVQKKGEGLFVHYGRVASGTLKVGDAAVLTVDHARRGQLRANHSATHLLHEALREVLGTHVAQKGSLVAPERLRFDVSHPKPMSEEELKTVEEMANEIVLQNAPVTTRLMSVDDAIAEGAMALFGEKYGDEVRVVGMGTGVRGAKAGKPYSVELCGGTHVRATGDIGLVHVLGESAVGAGVRRIEALTGSAARDYLAAQDERVKTLAGLLKVGQGEIVGRVEALMDERRKLERELAEARRQLALSGSAGGSGQDVREINGVKYLGKVVTGVEPKDLKGLADEGKKSVESGVVCFVGVSADGKASAVVAVTEDVTGRFSAVDLVRIASAALGGKGGGGRPDMAQAGGPDGSKAADAVEAVAQALAG
- a CDS encoding RecA protein, with the protein product MAQNSLRLVEDKSVDKSKALEAALSQIERSFGKGSIMKLGSNENIVEIETVSTGSLGLDIALGVGGLPKGRIIEIYGPESSGKTTLALQTIAEAQKKGGICAFVDAEHALDPVYARKLGVDLQNLLISQPDTGEQALEITDTLVRSGAIDVLVVDSVAALTPRAEIEGEMGDSLPGMQARLMSQALRKLTASISRSNCMVIFINQIRMKIGVMFGSPETTTGGNALKFYASVRLDIRRIGAVKDREEVVGNQTRVKVVKNKMAPPFKQVEFDIMYGEGVSKTGELIDLGVKAGIVEKSGAWFSYNSQRLGQGRENAKQCLRDNPALANEIEMALRQNAGLLADQLLDKGGPEGDDGDMAADM
- a CDS encoding Sugar or nucleoside kinase, ribokinase family, whose amino-acid sequence is MSSARIVVIGGAHVDRRGRIFGSTRPGASNPGVWFEEAGGGGFNAARALSLLGHDVTMISVAGGDSGAALVEAAAARTGVRLNGFTFLDRQTPSYTAILEADGNLVIALADMALYDLMTARRLKVNWLRDTLAGADFILCDANLPAETIEMLSADARSRSIPIAAIGISPAKIVRLVPALPALDFVFMNEAEARTLAGPETDAQGWPKHLANMGLRGGAITRGMKPALLWRDGATVALAPPPVETIGDVTGAGDAFAAGAIDAFLAGTRISDMIRQATALARLTVQSPLAVAENVNRQLLSQALALVPQPEMLD